One part of the Sorangiineae bacterium MSr11954 genome encodes these proteins:
- a CDS encoding protein kinase, giving the protein MGSVWEARHETLGLRVAIKFIEKEYADSKEARSRFDNEAKAAAKIQSKHLIKIFDHGVTPDGKPYIVMELLEGEPLDKRLERLGRMPLQDVARILHQVSRGLTRAHSEHIIHRDLKPENIFLTQSTDDDEEVAKVLDFGIAKIRSTDQTLSNSTKTGAVLGTPYYMSPEQARGLRDIDHRTDVWSLGVIVFKCVTGVLPFEGESLGDLLVKICTAPLPVPSHVLPGLPQSFDAWFARTLDREPARRFANVAEMADALAYLSGVSVRRNPSSGASGRELDPAFRSSPSFPGDRPQTVPSAPPAAQAFTPPYPQHHTPAHATPPNYGVQTPGPGATAAVPYASARPNVTATGLAASTPRGGKSSSVTLVLGIVVGVVTTIVLMVIAFRMSPSTEDKAKAAARHPSLVGAGASATDKTVEKAQAAADRASEKTTSAADRASEKAAAAAERASEKAATAADRAAERAALAAEKAAERAEGLATKAADSAAIMADKAAAEAAAMAEKASEAGAASATSPAAAKSTTRSRTKPSKENPTGTATTPPASSPGPDAHPPSEPPPRKTHTSSAGKADDNPGY; this is encoded by the coding sequence ATGGGCTCCGTCTGGGAGGCCCGTCACGAGACCCTGGGTCTGCGCGTCGCCATCAAGTTCATCGAAAAAGAGTACGCCGACAGCAAAGAGGCGCGCAGCCGCTTCGACAACGAGGCCAAGGCGGCCGCCAAGATTCAGTCGAAGCACCTCATCAAGATCTTCGACCACGGGGTCACCCCCGACGGCAAGCCGTACATCGTCATGGAGCTGCTCGAGGGCGAGCCGCTCGATAAGCGCCTCGAGCGCCTCGGGCGCATGCCGCTCCAAGACGTCGCGCGCATCCTGCACCAGGTGTCCCGCGGCCTGACCCGCGCGCACTCCGAGCACATCATCCACCGCGATTTGAAGCCGGAGAACATCTTCCTCACCCAGTCGACCGACGACGACGAGGAGGTGGCCAAGGTCCTCGACTTCGGCATCGCCAAGATCCGCAGCACCGATCAAACGCTGTCGAACAGCACCAAGACCGGCGCGGTCCTCGGCACGCCGTACTACATGTCCCCGGAGCAGGCGCGGGGCCTGCGCGACATCGATCACCGCACCGATGTGTGGTCCCTCGGGGTCATCGTCTTCAAGTGCGTGACCGGCGTGCTCCCCTTCGAGGGCGAGTCGCTGGGCGATCTGTTGGTGAAGATCTGCACGGCCCCGCTCCCGGTCCCCTCGCACGTGCTGCCGGGTCTTCCCCAGTCGTTCGACGCATGGTTCGCCCGCACCCTCGATCGCGAGCCCGCGCGGCGCTTTGCCAATGTGGCGGAGATGGCCGATGCCCTCGCCTATCTGTCGGGGGTGAGCGTTCGCCGCAACCCCAGCTCCGGGGCCAGCGGGCGCGAGCTCGACCCCGCGTTCCGCTCCTCACCCTCGTTCCCGGGCGATCGCCCCCAGACGGTGCCGAGCGCCCCGCCCGCCGCCCAAGCTTTCACACCACCGTATCCACAGCACCACACCCCGGCCCATGCCACGCCGCCCAACTATGGCGTGCAGACACCGGGTCCGGGCGCCACGGCGGCCGTCCCGTATGCCTCGGCGCGCCCCAATGTCACGGCCACGGGGTTGGCCGCATCGACGCCGCGCGGGGGCAAGAGCTCCTCGGTCACCCTCGTCTTGGGGATCGTGGTGGGCGTGGTCACGACCATCGTCCTCATGGTGATCGCGTTTCGCATGAGCCCCTCCACGGAGGACAAGGCCAAAGCCGCTGCGCGGCACCCGTCCCTGGTTGGGGCTGGAGCCTCCGCGACCGACAAGACGGTGGAGAAGGCGCAAGCCGCCGCCGATCGCGCTTCGGAGAAAACCACGTCCGCGGCCGACCGAGCTTCCGAGAAGGCCGCGGCGGCGGCGGAGAGAGCTTCGGAGAAAGCCGCGACCGCGGCCGACCGAGCCGCCGAGCGGGCCGCGTTGGCCGCCGAAAAAGCAGCCGAACGCGCGGAGGGCCTGGCCACCAAAGCCGCCGACAGCGCGGCGATCATGGCCGACAAGGCTGCGGCCGAAGCCGCGGCCATGGCCGAAAAAGCTTCGGAAGCCGGCGCCGCCTCCGCCACCTCGCCGGCGGCGGCCAAGAGCACCACCCGCTCGCGAACGAAGCCTTCGAAGGAGAATCCCACGGGCACGGCGACCACGCCCCCCGCGTCCTCCCCAGGGCCGGATGCGCATCCCCCCAGCGAGCCTCCGCCCCGAAAGACGCATACCTCGTCCGCCGGAAAAGCCGACGACAACCCGGGTTACTGA
- the polA gene encoding DNA polymerase I yields the protein MAIASAVLPPSAAPGVLYLIDLSGYVFRAYHAIAPLSSSKGEPTHAVMGTVNMLQKVVNDRRPEMLAVAMDSRGPNFRRDIDARYKSHRPAPPPDLSTQMARCEAIVKAYNIPIYQAEGIEADDLIACVVARARTSGMRVVIVSADKDLMQLVDDEKDDVVLWDSMRDKVYGPAEVRTKFGVPPSQVRDLLALTGDTSDNIPGVPSVGPKTAADLLTEFGTLEGIYAGLSTIKKNKLREALTKHEEDARVSQKLVTLRSDCEIAWDPAHLRYGGADNAALRELFLDLEFHRLLDQLQVAVAVERNYQSVLDPAGLAKVLDAVRAKKRLGFDLILSDPDPMRAAIVGVALSSEPGDGHYVPISHRYLGAPPQLTWETVKEAMAPLFADPAIVKTSHHLKLAHLVLARHGIRVEGAAFDTMLGAYLLDPDAPGSLRELARKTLGIELAVYGEKKPATGAAGAGTSTAKGKGAPVPFDNLPIDEATPFAAAEAEVCVTLASRYAPSLEREGLSSLFHEVELPLARVLADMERAGVLLDASVLEALGKRVEVELRNLEAQAKEIAKADFSVRSRDQLEKILFDELKLPVLKRTPKGGRSTDAEVLEELAEKHPLPKVVVEFREIDKLKGTYIDTLPRAINKSTGRIHTRFHQTVAATGRLASSDPNLQNIPIRTELGREIRAAFVAPPGHLIVSADYSQIELRVLAHLSEDPELIAAFSSTKEDVHTHTASLVFDVPRDQVTAEMRRRAKTINFGVIYGMGDSALARQLDITRAEAASFIEAYFRRYAGVARFMEETIAAAGKGEAVRTLLGRRRFLPNLHSANRGLRMEAERVAKNTPIQGTAADILKLAMVKLGTKPVAPGATMILTVHDELVFEVPEAHVGEAMRRIREEMEGAITLRVPLVVDIGSGKNWNEAH from the coding sequence ATGGCCATTGCCAGCGCAGTCCTTCCGCCCTCCGCCGCCCCCGGCGTTCTCTATCTGATCGACTTGTCAGGGTACGTGTTTCGCGCGTACCACGCTATCGCACCTCTGTCCTCCTCCAAGGGGGAGCCCACGCACGCGGTGATGGGGACGGTGAACATGCTGCAGAAGGTGGTGAACGATCGCCGCCCCGAGATGCTCGCCGTGGCCATGGACTCGCGCGGCCCCAACTTCCGCCGCGACATCGACGCCCGCTACAAGTCCCACCGGCCGGCCCCGCCCCCCGATCTGAGCACCCAGATGGCGCGCTGCGAGGCCATCGTCAAGGCGTACAACATCCCCATCTACCAAGCCGAGGGCATCGAGGCCGACGACCTGATCGCGTGCGTGGTGGCGCGCGCCCGCACCAGCGGCATGCGCGTGGTCATCGTGAGCGCCGACAAAGACTTGATGCAGCTGGTCGACGACGAAAAAGACGATGTGGTGCTCTGGGACTCCATGCGCGACAAGGTGTACGGCCCCGCGGAGGTGCGCACCAAGTTCGGCGTTCCGCCCAGCCAAGTGCGCGATCTGCTCGCCCTCACCGGCGACACGTCGGACAACATCCCCGGGGTCCCCAGCGTGGGTCCCAAAACGGCGGCCGACCTCTTGACGGAGTTCGGCACCCTCGAGGGCATCTACGCGGGCCTGTCGACCATCAAGAAGAACAAGCTGCGCGAGGCGCTGACCAAGCACGAGGAGGACGCCCGTGTGAGCCAAAAGCTGGTCACCTTGCGCTCGGACTGTGAGATCGCCTGGGATCCGGCCCATCTGCGCTACGGCGGGGCCGACAACGCGGCGCTGCGCGAGCTCTTCCTGGACTTGGAGTTTCATCGCCTGCTCGACCAGCTGCAGGTGGCGGTGGCCGTGGAGCGCAACTACCAGAGCGTGCTCGATCCGGCGGGCCTGGCCAAGGTGCTCGACGCGGTGCGCGCGAAGAAGCGACTCGGCTTCGATCTGATCCTGAGCGATCCCGATCCCATGCGGGCCGCCATCGTGGGGGTGGCCCTCTCGAGCGAGCCGGGCGACGGCCACTACGTGCCCATTTCGCACCGCTACCTGGGCGCGCCGCCGCAATTGACGTGGGAGACGGTCAAGGAGGCGATGGCGCCGCTGTTCGCGGATCCGGCCATCGTGAAGACGTCGCACCATTTGAAGCTGGCGCACCTGGTGCTCGCGCGCCACGGGATCCGGGTGGAGGGCGCGGCCTTCGATACGATGCTGGGCGCGTACTTGCTCGATCCGGACGCGCCCGGCTCGCTGCGGGAGCTGGCGCGCAAGACGCTGGGGATCGAGCTCGCCGTGTACGGGGAGAAGAAGCCGGCCACGGGGGCGGCCGGCGCGGGCACCTCGACGGCGAAGGGGAAGGGGGCGCCGGTGCCGTTCGACAATTTGCCAATCGACGAAGCCACGCCCTTTGCGGCGGCGGAGGCCGAGGTGTGCGTGACCTTGGCCAGCCGGTATGCGCCGAGCCTGGAGCGCGAGGGGCTCTCGAGCCTCTTCCACGAGGTGGAGCTGCCGCTGGCGCGGGTGCTGGCCGACATGGAGCGCGCGGGCGTGCTGCTCGACGCGAGCGTCTTGGAGGCGCTGGGCAAGCGGGTGGAGGTGGAGCTCCGCAACCTGGAGGCCCAGGCGAAGGAGATCGCCAAGGCCGATTTTTCGGTGCGGTCGCGCGATCAGCTCGAGAAGATCTTGTTCGACGAGCTGAAATTGCCGGTGCTCAAACGCACGCCCAAGGGCGGGCGATCCACCGACGCCGAGGTGCTGGAGGAGCTGGCGGAGAAGCACCCGCTGCCCAAGGTGGTGGTGGAGTTTCGCGAGATCGACAAGCTGAAAGGCACGTACATCGACACCTTGCCGCGCGCGATCAACAAGAGCACGGGGCGCATTCACACGCGCTTTCACCAGACGGTGGCGGCCACCGGGCGCCTGGCGTCGAGCGATCCCAATTTGCAGAACATCCCCATCCGCACCGAGCTCGGTCGCGAGATCCGCGCGGCCTTCGTGGCGCCGCCTGGGCACCTCATCGTGAGCGCCGACTACTCGCAGATCGAGCTCCGGGTGCTCGCGCACCTGTCCGAGGATCCGGAGCTGATCGCGGCTTTTTCGAGCACGAAGGAGGACGTGCACACGCACACGGCGTCGCTCGTCTTCGACGTGCCGCGCGACCAAGTCACCGCCGAGATGCGCCGGCGCGCCAAGACCATCAACTTCGGCGTCATCTACGGCATGGGGGACTCGGCGCTGGCGCGGCAGCTCGATATCACGCGCGCCGAGGCCGCGAGCTTCATCGAGGCCTATTTCCGCAGGTATGCGGGGGTCGCGCGCTTCATGGAGGAGACCATCGCCGCCGCCGGCAAAGGGGAGGCGGTGCGCACGTTGCTCGGGCGCCGGCGCTTTTTGCCCAACCTGCACTCGGCCAACCGCGGGCTGCGCATGGAGGCGGAGCGCGTGGCCAAAAACACGCCGATTCAGGGGACGGCGGCCGACATCCTCAAGCTGGCGATGGTCAAGCTGGGGACGAAGCCCGTCGCCCCCGGCGCCACGATGATCCTCACCGTGCACGACGAGCTGGTGTTCGAGGTGCCCGAGGCGCACGTCGGCGAAGCCATGCGCCGCATCCGCGAAGAGATGGAGGGCGCCATCACGCTCCGTGTGCCGCTGGTGGTCGATATTGGCAGCGGCAAGAACTGGAATGAGGCGCATTAG
- a CDS encoding RNA polymerase sigma factor translates to MSTERTERAPLPTLDVLAHRAQQGDRDALEQLVRGLQDPLYRLALRVLGRTEPARDATQEILVLIVTQLSTFRGESAVRTWAYRIATRYLVRQRKRARRWTFEELAEGHLGQPPNAIAPDTLALADRRILEEEIFLGCTHAMLQSLDKPHRMAFVLGAICELESPEAASILGITEAAFRKRLSRARATLDGFMTKHCGVSNPKASCRCAFQVNHNVTEGRLDPARLQYEGYTVSRGKTSLEVIQALGEIESIRDSVALFRAQPAFTSPEDFAAHLRTLLTPASSLA, encoded by the coding sequence ATGAGCACCGAACGCACCGAACGCGCCCCGCTCCCCACCCTCGACGTCCTCGCCCACCGCGCGCAGCAGGGCGATCGCGACGCGCTCGAGCAGCTCGTTCGCGGTCTCCAAGATCCGCTGTACCGGCTCGCGCTGCGCGTGCTGGGCCGGACCGAGCCCGCGCGCGACGCGACGCAAGAGATCCTGGTGCTCATCGTCACGCAGCTCTCGACCTTCCGGGGCGAGAGCGCGGTCCGAACGTGGGCCTACCGGATCGCCACCCGCTACCTCGTGCGCCAGCGAAAGCGCGCGCGGCGCTGGACGTTCGAAGAGCTCGCCGAAGGCCACCTCGGCCAGCCGCCCAACGCCATCGCGCCCGACACCCTGGCCCTCGCCGACCGGCGCATCCTGGAGGAAGAGATCTTCCTCGGCTGCACGCACGCCATGCTGCAATCGCTCGACAAGCCGCACCGCATGGCCTTCGTGCTCGGCGCCATCTGCGAGCTCGAGTCCCCCGAGGCGGCTTCCATCCTCGGCATCACCGAAGCCGCCTTTCGCAAGCGGTTGTCACGCGCGCGGGCCACCCTCGACGGCTTCATGACGAAGCACTGCGGCGTATCGAACCCCAAGGCCTCCTGCCGATGCGCCTTCCAAGTGAACCACAACGTCACCGAGGGCCGCCTCGATCCCGCGCGTCTCCAATACGAGGGCTACACCGTATCGCGCGGCAAGACGTCGCTCGAGGTCATCCAAGCCCTGGGCGAAATCGAATCCATCCGCGACTCCGTCGCCCTCTTCCGCGCGCAGCCCGCCTTCACCTCTCCCGAAGACTTCGCCGCCCACCTCCGAACCCTACTCACCCCGGCGTCATCGCTCGCCTAG
- a CDS encoding haloalkane dehalogenase, protein MNLQHPKKRIHVLGHSLAYVDRGQGDPIVFLHGNPTSSYLWRNVIDPLAARGRCIAPDLIGMGDSDKLDETGPDAYSFFRHRAFLDAFLEALFSGEAMGAAPPDGKITLVVHDWGSALGFDWARRHPDKVRGIAYMEAIVGPLSYEGWDDRSRAVFQALRSPAGEKMILEDNVFIERILPGSILRKLSEVEHDAYRRPFLEPGESRRPTLSFPRLLPIDGEPAAMCEVAQQYADWLAASPIPKLFVNAEPGRVLVGKLREACRRWPNQREVTVRGLHFLQEDSPLAIAEAISDWLDTLPPSA, encoded by the coding sequence ATGAACCTCCAGCACCCCAAAAAGCGCATCCACGTCCTCGGCCACTCCCTCGCCTATGTCGACCGCGGCCAAGGCGATCCCATCGTCTTTCTGCACGGCAACCCCACGTCCTCGTATCTCTGGCGCAACGTCATCGATCCGCTCGCGGCGCGCGGGCGGTGCATCGCGCCCGATCTGATCGGGATGGGCGATTCGGACAAGCTCGACGAGACCGGGCCGGACGCGTACTCCTTCTTTCGGCACCGCGCGTTCCTCGACGCGTTCCTCGAGGCGCTCTTCTCCGGCGAGGCGATGGGCGCGGCGCCGCCCGACGGCAAGATCACGTTGGTGGTCCACGACTGGGGCTCGGCGCTCGGGTTCGACTGGGCACGGCGGCACCCGGACAAGGTGCGCGGCATCGCGTACATGGAAGCCATCGTCGGGCCGCTGTCGTACGAGGGCTGGGACGATCGCTCGCGCGCGGTCTTTCAGGCGCTGCGCTCGCCCGCCGGGGAGAAGATGATCCTCGAGGACAACGTGTTCATCGAGCGCATCCTACCGGGCAGCATCTTGCGCAAGCTGAGCGAGGTCGAGCACGACGCCTACCGCCGTCCGTTCCTCGAGCCGGGCGAGTCGCGCCGGCCGACCCTGTCGTTCCCGCGGCTGCTTCCCATCGATGGCGAGCCCGCCGCCATGTGCGAGGTGGCGCAGCAATATGCCGATTGGCTGGCGGCATCGCCCATCCCGAAGCTGTTCGTCAACGCCGAGCCCGGACGGGTGCTGGTCGGGAAGCTGCGCGAGGCATGCCGGCGCTGGCCGAATCAGCGCGAGGTGACGGTGCGCGGGTTACACTTCCTGCAAGAGGACTCCCCCCTCGCCATCGCGGAGGCCATCTCCGATTGGCTCGACACCTTGCCGCCGTCTGCATGA
- a CDS encoding beta-lactamase family protein: MKFVAGALTALSLPALLLACAATEPPPAATSSRVFSAAALTSEVDGYHAQGERPAPDDRTRRVDAVIDTAIAEGRIVGTVTIALQDGKVVYQRAAGFADREAKKPMREDTVFRLASATKAIVSATTLALVEKGAIGLDDPVTKWLPEFRPHLASGKIPVITVRQLLTHTSGINYGFLEGKDGPYHRARVSDGLDQPGLSLEENLARLNKVPLLFEPGTQWNYSLSTDVLGAVIAKAAGAPLPEVVQRYVTGPLDLEASFAAPDPARLATPYADGKPRAVRMVDPQLVPFGSAVISFSPARVFDPKSYASGGAGMNGTAQAYVKFLETLRTGGGKILRPESVALLSTNQIGDLDVFGSGGTKGFGLGFSVIKKPIPNNPSAPGTYQWGGAWGHNYFVDPTNKLTVVILTNTAVAGMEGEFPDAVRRAIYGTGETHAK, translated from the coding sequence ATGAAATTCGTCGCTGGCGCTCTGACCGCCCTTTCTCTTCCCGCCTTGCTCCTCGCGTGCGCGGCCACCGAGCCCCCGCCGGCGGCCACCTCGTCCCGCGTATTCTCCGCCGCGGCGCTCACCTCGGAGGTCGACGGCTACCATGCGCAGGGTGAGCGCCCTGCGCCGGATGACCGCACGCGCCGGGTCGACGCGGTCATCGACACGGCCATCGCCGAGGGCCGCATCGTCGGCACGGTGACGATCGCCCTGCAGGACGGCAAGGTCGTCTACCAGCGCGCCGCGGGCTTCGCCGATCGCGAGGCGAAAAAGCCGATGCGTGAGGACACCGTGTTCCGTCTGGCCTCGGCCACCAAGGCCATCGTGTCGGCCACGACCCTCGCGCTGGTGGAGAAGGGAGCCATCGGGCTCGACGATCCCGTCACCAAGTGGCTGCCCGAGTTTCGACCGCACCTCGCCAGCGGCAAGATCCCCGTCATCACGGTGCGGCAGCTGCTCACCCACACGTCGGGCATCAACTATGGCTTCCTCGAAGGGAAAGATGGCCCGTATCACCGCGCGCGCGTCTCCGATGGGCTCGATCAGCCGGGCCTCTCGCTCGAGGAGAACCTCGCGCGGTTGAACAAGGTGCCGCTCCTGTTCGAGCCCGGCACCCAATGGAACTACTCGCTCTCCACCGACGTGCTCGGCGCCGTCATCGCCAAGGCGGCCGGCGCGCCCTTGCCCGAGGTCGTGCAGCGCTATGTCACCGGGCCGCTCGATCTCGAAGCGTCGTTTGCCGCGCCCGATCCCGCGCGCCTCGCAACCCCGTACGCCGATGGCAAGCCGCGGGCGGTCCGCATGGTCGATCCGCAGCTCGTTCCCTTTGGCTCCGCGGTGATCTCCTTCTCGCCGGCGCGCGTGTTCGACCCGAAGTCGTACGCGTCGGGCGGGGCGGGCATGAACGGCACCGCGCAGGCGTACGTGAAGTTCCTCGAGACCTTGCGCACCGGCGGCGGCAAGATTTTGCGCCCCGAGAGCGTCGCGCTCCTGTCGACCAATCAAATTGGCGACCTCGATGTGTTTGGCTCCGGCGGCACCAAGGGCTTTGGCCTGGGGTTCTCGGTCATCAAGAAGCCGATCCCGAACAACCCGTCCGCGCCCGGCACGTACCAGTGGGGCGGCGCCTGGGGGCACAACTACTTCGTCGACCCCACGAACAAGCTCACCGTCGTGATCCTGACCAACACGGCCGTCGCGGGCATGGAGGGCGAGTTCCCCGATGCCGTGCGCCGCGCCATCTATGGAACGGGCGAAACCCACGCAAAATAG
- a CDS encoding TetR/AcrR family transcriptional regulator gives MPTQTGRRAEAPPAGETRVTRGRPRSFDRDAALQAALRVFWRYGYDASSLAVLTAAMGITPPSLYAAFGSKKELFCEAVDLYERTHGARTKEAFLEPTALGAITRLLMLGAESFCAPGNPFGCFIVLGAVNCSPESADVETFLSNFRRASEKTIRDRIARGIREGELPKGTDAAALAKFYGAVVQGMSVQARDGATRKELEGIVHHALTAWPAGATPPGGKA, from the coding sequence ATGCCGACCCAAACCGGCCGCCGCGCGGAGGCGCCCCCCGCGGGGGAGACACGCGTCACGCGCGGGCGACCCCGTTCCTTCGATCGCGACGCGGCCCTTCAGGCCGCTCTTCGCGTCTTCTGGCGTTATGGCTACGACGCCAGCTCGCTGGCCGTGCTCACGGCCGCCATGGGGATCACGCCTCCCAGCTTGTACGCGGCGTTCGGTAGCAAGAAGGAGTTGTTCTGCGAGGCGGTCGACCTCTACGAGCGCACGCATGGCGCGCGGACCAAGGAAGCTTTCCTCGAGCCGACCGCCTTGGGCGCCATCACCCGCCTCTTGATGTTGGGGGCGGAGTCGTTTTGCGCACCTGGAAACCCCTTCGGGTGTTTCATCGTGCTCGGGGCCGTCAACTGTAGTCCGGAGTCGGCAGATGTAGAGACGTTCCTGAGCAACTTCCGCCGCGCCAGCGAGAAGACGATCCGCGATCGCATCGCGCGCGGCATTCGAGAAGGCGAGCTTCCCAAAGGGACCGATGCGGCGGCCCTCGCGAAGTTCTATGGTGCCGTTGTGCAAGGCATGTCGGTGCAAGCGCGCGACGGCGCGACGCGCAAGGAGCTCGAGGGCATCGTGCATCACGCGCTCACCGCGTGGCCCGCGGGCGCGACCCCGCCAGGAGGCAAGGCGTGA
- a CDS encoding FAD-binding protein, translating to MNQADALAELARLVPAEVLSTDADIVESYRHDQSRWGDAGTPLCVARPKSKDEVESVVRWAAKHRIPIVPRGAGSGLSGGASAIAGCVVLSLERMTRIVEIQRDAMYAVVEPGVLNGQLKAATKELGLWYPPDPASFEFSTLGGNVATNAGGLCCVKYGVTVDYVLGLEVVLADGSRIRTGGRTRKNVAGYDLTRLFVGSEGTLGVVTEITLRLRPAPPPAQTLVATFDSLAAAGQAVAHIVKSCDPSLLEIMDQASIRAVEAHQPMDLDTSAAAMLFARSDAPKGAEPRRIREACEAAGATTVFVTEEEWEGDMFLHARRLAFPALEKLGATLVDDVAVPVHLLTEMIRRIERVARETGARVATVGHAGDGNLHPLVLYDAKDPADEARAQKAFRTIMMEAIALGGTITGEHGVGTLKKGFLPLQLGEESLAVQRRVKETFDPLGIMNPGKVI from the coding sequence ATGAACCAAGCGGACGCATTGGCGGAGCTCGCGAGGCTCGTTCCGGCGGAGGTGCTCTCCACGGACGCGGACATCGTGGAGAGCTACCGGCACGATCAATCGCGCTGGGGCGACGCGGGCACCCCGCTCTGTGTGGCGCGGCCGAAGTCGAAAGACGAGGTGGAGAGCGTCGTTCGATGGGCGGCGAAGCATCGGATCCCCATCGTTCCGCGCGGGGCGGGCTCCGGGTTGTCGGGCGGCGCCAGCGCCATCGCGGGGTGCGTGGTGCTCTCGCTCGAGCGCATGACGCGCATCGTGGAGATTCAGCGCGACGCCATGTATGCGGTGGTGGAGCCCGGCGTCTTGAATGGGCAATTGAAGGCGGCCACCAAGGAGCTCGGACTTTGGTATCCCCCCGATCCGGCCAGCTTCGAGTTCTCCACCCTCGGCGGGAACGTGGCGACCAACGCGGGCGGATTGTGCTGCGTGAAGTACGGCGTCACCGTCGACTACGTCCTCGGGCTCGAGGTGGTGCTGGCCGATGGCTCGCGCATCCGGACCGGCGGCCGCACGCGCAAGAACGTCGCGGGCTACGACTTGACCCGTCTGTTCGTCGGATCGGAAGGCACCCTGGGGGTGGTGACGGAGATCACCCTGCGGCTTCGCCCGGCGCCGCCGCCCGCGCAGACCCTGGTGGCGACCTTCGATTCACTGGCCGCGGCGGGGCAGGCGGTCGCCCACATCGTCAAGTCGTGCGATCCCTCGCTGCTCGAGATCATGGACCAGGCCTCCATCCGCGCCGTGGAGGCGCACCAGCCGATGGACCTCGATACCTCCGCGGCGGCCATGCTGTTCGCGCGCTCGGATGCTCCCAAGGGCGCCGAGCCGCGCCGCATCCGCGAGGCGTGCGAGGCGGCGGGCGCCACCACCGTGTTCGTGACCGAGGAAGAGTGGGAGGGGGACATGTTCCTCCACGCGCGCAGGCTCGCATTTCCGGCGCTCGAGAAGCTGGGCGCCACGTTGGTGGACGACGTGGCGGTGCCCGTTCACCTGCTGACCGAGATGATCCGCCGCATCGAGCGGGTGGCGCGCGAAACGGGGGCGCGGGTCGCGACGGTGGGGCACGCGGGCGATGGGAATTTGCACCCGCTGGTGCTCTACGACGCCAAGGATCCCGCCGACGAGGCGCGCGCGCAAAAGGCGTTTCGGACGATCATGATGGAGGCCATCGCGCTCGGCGGGACCATCACCGGCGAGCACGGCGTGGGCACCTTGAAGAAGGGCTTTCTGCCGCTGCAGCTGGGGGAAGAGTCCTTGGCGGTGCAGCGCCGGGTGAAGGAGACGTTCGATCCGCTCGGGATCATGAACCCGGGCAAGGTGATTTAA